In Eleutherodactylus coqui strain aEleCoq1 chromosome 11, aEleCoq1.hap1, whole genome shotgun sequence, a single window of DNA contains:
- the APRT gene encoding adenine phosphoribosyltransferase, with product MSEQEKLAVLRGAIREFSDFPSPGICFRDIAPVLKDPAAFSATIDLFERFLRENFPKIDLIAGLDSRGFLFGPALAQRFGIGFVLIRKKGKLPGPTESVSYALEYGKAEIEIQTDAVDPGQKVVLIDDLLATGGTMAAACELLQRRNADILACLVLIELTSLKGAEKIKSYRVHSLLQYD from the exons ATGAGTGAGCAGGAGAAGCTGGCGGTGCTCCGCGGAGCCATTCGGGAGTTCTCTGACTTCCCCTCCCCCGGGATCTGCTTCAG GGACATCGCTCCAGTTCTTAAAGACCCCGCCGCCTTCTCTGCCACCATCGACCTGTTTGAGCGATTCCTCCGAGAGAACTTTCCGAAGATCGATCTTATTGCAG GCCTAGACTCCCGCGGATTTCTCTTTGGTCCGGCGCTGGCACAAAGATTTGGAATTGGATTTGTGTTAATTCGAAAGAAGGGGAAGTTACCGGGTCCAACAGAGTCCGTGTCCTATGCTCTGGAGTATGGGAAG GCTGAGATTGAAATTCAGACGGACGCTGTGGACCCCGGACAGAAGGTGGTGCTGATCGATGACTTATTGGCCACAGGAG GCACAATGGCGGCAGCATGTGAGCTACTACAGAGAAGAAATGCAGATATCCTCGCCTGCCTGGTCCTCATAGAGCTCACATCACTGAAGGGGGCAGAAAAGATCAAATCTTACCGTGTTCATTCATTGCTGCAATACGACTAA